Proteins from a single region of Centropristis striata isolate RG_2023a ecotype Rhode Island chromosome 9, C.striata_1.0, whole genome shotgun sequence:
- the abhd8b gene encoding protein ABHD8, translating into MLTSFMEGLLCCLTSKSANVVVPVETSEPADGYEFVEVKPGRVLRVRHIIPDRPVVEEPTGPGGSISCKRKITVYRNGQLFIENLGDRASAELKNGQNGETEQNSTVEVELTDCGNSSAPVNIPDGRSDSITAVKDGTAETGAGEDTPAAGQNDQSQQPRKRRRKPKRSVVIDCERKISACIGTHADVALFFIHGVGGSLDIWGSQLDFFSRQGYEVIAPDLAGHGASSAPQIAAAYTFYALAEDMRLIFKRYARKRNILIGHSYGVSFCTFLAHEFPEQVHKMVMINGGGPTALEPSLCSIFNLPTCVLHCLSPLLAWSFLKAGFARQGAKEKQLLKDNNAFNVSSFVLRAMMSGQYWPEGDEVYHAELTVPVLLVHGMHDKFVPVEEDQRMAEILLMGFLKVLEDGSHMIMMECPEAVNTLLHEFLLWEPATPPPPKKESKTRPETAKASSDNNKATCDPSKVRPATARQTSANKEEKPDGKAKQ; encoded by the exons ATGCTGACCAGCTTTATGGAGGGTCTTCTCTGCTGTTTGACCTCAAAGTCGGCCAACGTTGTGGTTCCTGTAGAAACCTCAGAACCGGCTGATGGCTACGAGTTTGTGGAGGTGAAACCAGGCCGCGTCCTGCGGGTTCGACACATCATCCCTGACAGGCCGGTGGTGGAGGAGCCCACTGGGCCGGGTGGGAGCATCAGCTGCAAACGGAAGATCACAGTATATCGTAACGGACAGCTATTCATTGAGAACCTGGGTGACAGGGCGAGTGCGGAGCTGAAAAATGGCCAGAATGGAGAGACGGAACAAAACAGCACTGTGGAGGTTGAGCTGACCGACTGTGGGAACTCTTCGGCCCCCGTCAACATCCCTGACGGCAGGTCGGACTCTATCACAGCTGTAAAAGATGGGACGGCTGAAACAGGAGCGGGAGAAGACACACCTGCTGCGGGACAGAATGACCAGTCCCAACAACCCAGGAAGCGCAGGCGGAAGCCAAAGCGCTCTGTGGTGATAGACTGTGAGAGGAAGATATCAGCCTGTATAGGGACACATGCAGACGTGGCCCTGTTCTTCATCCATGGAGTGGGAGGCTCACTGGATATCTGGGGCAGCCAGTTGGACTTCTTTTCCAGGCAGGGCTATGAGGTCATCGCTCCGGACCTGGCGGGTCATGGGGCCAGCTCAGCACCACAGATAGCGGCTGCATACACTTTCTATGCTCTGGCCGAGGACATGAGGCTCATCTTCAAGAGATATGCACGCAAGAGGAATATTCTCATCGGACATTCTTACGG TGTGTCGTTCTGTACCTTCCTGGCCCACGAGTTTCCGGAACAGGTCCACAAGATGGTGATGATCAACGGAGGCGGTCCCACGGCTTTGGAGCCCAGCCTCTGCTCCATCTTCAACCTGCCCACCTGTGTGCTTCACTGCCTCTCCCCGCTTCTCGCCTGGAGCTTTCTCAA GGCTGGCTTTGCCCGGCAGGGTGCCAAAGAGAAGCAGCTGCTGAAAGACAACAATGCCTTCAACGTGTCGTCCTTTGTGCTACGCGCCATGATGAGTGGGCAGTACTGGCCTGAGGGGGACGAGGTCTACCATGCTGAACTCACAGTGCCTGTCCTGCTGGTTCACggcatgcatgacaagtttgtcCCCGTCGAAGAAGACCAGCGTATGGCGGAG ATTCTCCTAATGGGCTTCCTGAAGGTCTTGGAGGACGGCAGTCACATGATCATGATGGAGTGTCCCGAGGCTGTCAACACACTCCTGCATGAGTTTCTCCTCTGGGAGCCGGCCACCCCTCCACCGCCAAAGAAGGAGTCCAAAACGCGTCCAGAAACTGCCAAAGCCTCATCGGACAACAACAAGGCTACATGTGACCCTTCCAAGGTCCGACCTGCAACTGCCAGGCAGACCTCAGCAAACAAGGAGGAGAAGCCAGATGGCAAGGCCAAGCAATGA